The following coding sequences lie in one Kribbella sp. NBC_00709 genomic window:
- a CDS encoding TetR/AcrR family transcriptional regulator, with translation MGNREALVDGAKACLLEKGYSRTTARDIATAAGVSLAAIGYHFGSKETLLNEALRALLIDEWATEVAGATAAEGAGAAARAAVRTPQEQFVATWSQIVDSLSSPRLRALWATQFEVLSLSASMPELVSELSKMQGEAREGLAQMFGGVAPDADPEEVQAIGSLLQALLLGVVAQAMLDPETTPTGEQLAQSLRSLADRISPSA, from the coding sequence ATGGGTAATCGGGAGGCGCTGGTCGACGGTGCGAAGGCGTGTCTGCTCGAGAAGGGCTACAGCCGGACGACGGCGCGCGACATCGCGACCGCGGCCGGGGTGAGCCTGGCCGCGATCGGCTACCACTTCGGCTCCAAGGAGACGCTGCTCAACGAGGCGCTGCGCGCGCTGCTGATCGACGAGTGGGCCACCGAGGTAGCCGGAGCGACGGCGGCTGAGGGCGCCGGTGCTGCTGCTCGCGCGGCTGTGCGCACACCGCAGGAGCAGTTCGTCGCGACCTGGAGTCAGATCGTCGACAGTCTGTCGAGTCCCCGCCTGCGGGCGTTGTGGGCGACGCAGTTCGAGGTTCTCAGCCTCAGTGCGAGCATGCCCGAGCTGGTGTCGGAGCTGTCGAAGATGCAGGGCGAGGCGCGGGAAGGGCTGGCGCAGATGTTCGGTGGCGTCGCCCCGGACGCGGACCCCGAGGAAGTCCAAGCCATCGGGTCATTGCTGCAGGCTCTCCTGCTCGGCGTGGTCGCGCAGGCCATGTTGGATCCCGAGACCACGCCGACCGGCGAGCAGCTCGCTCAGTCGCTCCGCTCGCTGGCCGACCGGATCAGTCCCAGCGCATAG
- a CDS encoding SCO6745 family protein: MSRARGMWKALEPYHAITYFSPETRQATDALGLKGGWMSYFGCRAAPLGAAGPELVAAVFYNFHPAMVARSVPDAWTYATPVQLLHARLTAVDTAVRRLFADGSPYQTVWSGGGMNRAAELARRAAEMAPLSGRPIAAANAALEWPDEAHLVLWQATTILRESRGDGHVAALVAAELSPCQALVTISAAGGPAKEVFQLNRRWSDDEWAAASDDLRSRGLLDADGALTDTGRALRQQVEDTTDALADQGWRALGDDLTSELHDAVRPMSAVLMSAGLIPADNPMAMRWD, translated from the coding sequence ATGAGTCGCGCGCGCGGGATGTGGAAGGCGCTCGAGCCGTATCACGCGATCACGTACTTCTCCCCGGAGACGCGGCAGGCGACCGACGCGCTGGGGTTGAAGGGCGGCTGGATGAGCTACTTCGGCTGCCGGGCGGCGCCCCTGGGCGCAGCCGGTCCGGAGCTCGTCGCCGCGGTGTTCTACAACTTCCACCCGGCGATGGTCGCCCGCTCTGTGCCAGACGCGTGGACCTACGCCACCCCTGTCCAACTGCTCCACGCGCGTCTGACGGCTGTGGACACCGCCGTACGCCGGTTGTTCGCGGACGGATCGCCGTACCAAACCGTATGGTCTGGTGGCGGCATGAACCGCGCGGCTGAGCTCGCTCGGCGCGCGGCGGAGATGGCGCCATTGTCCGGGCGGCCGATCGCGGCGGCCAATGCCGCGTTGGAGTGGCCGGACGAGGCGCATCTCGTCCTCTGGCAGGCGACCACCATCCTGCGGGAGTCGCGCGGCGACGGGCATGTCGCAGCCCTTGTCGCCGCCGAGCTCAGCCCGTGTCAGGCCCTGGTGACGATCTCTGCCGCCGGCGGCCCGGCCAAGGAGGTCTTCCAGCTCAACCGACGGTGGAGCGACGACGAATGGGCTGCAGCCTCCGACGATCTGCGCAGCCGCGGTCTGCTCGACGCCGACGGCGCGCTCACCGACACCGGGCGAGCACTGCGGCAGCAGGTGGAGGACACCACGGACGCCCTGGCCGACCAGGGTTGGCGGGCGTTGGGCGACGACCTCACCAGCGAGTTGCACGACGCCGTACGACCGATGAGCGCCGTACTCATGTCTGCCGGGCTGATCCCCGCGGACAACCCGATGGCTATGCGCTGGGACTGA
- a CDS encoding FAD-dependent monooxygenase, which translates to MTTVLISGASVAGPALAYWLQRYGYTPTVVERAPAPRPGGYAVDFRGASMTVLERMGILSAVEEKATRMGTMTYVKESGKVAATTSSEAFSGELEILRGDLVDILYNLTKDSTEYLFDDSIVSLDQDADGVDVVFESGSRRRFDLVVGADGLHSNVRRLAFGAESSYIHDLGYYASVCTVANHLGLDHTGQIFNVPGKTVGTYSARNNTEAKALFYFTAKDLTYDRRNVPAQKAIIEDQFEDLGWEVPTLLEGMRTAPDFYFDSISQIKLDSYSRGRVALAGDAGYCASPLSGMGTSLAVVGAYVLAGELHAAGGEHVRAFAEYDVRMKDFVAACQKQAVDGAMWFIPAGKWFMKLRDLTFRMMPYLPWRNMIRDMSLKVGNAIELTTYETASEDRPQPPAVRRP; encoded by the coding sequence ATGACGACAGTTCTCATTTCCGGCGCGAGTGTGGCGGGTCCGGCCCTGGCCTACTGGCTGCAGCGGTACGGCTACACCCCGACCGTGGTCGAGCGCGCTCCGGCGCCGCGGCCCGGCGGCTACGCGGTCGACTTCCGCGGCGCGTCGATGACGGTGCTCGAGCGGATGGGCATCCTGTCCGCGGTCGAGGAGAAGGCGACCCGGATGGGCACGATGACGTACGTGAAGGAGTCCGGGAAGGTGGCCGCGACCACCTCGAGTGAGGCGTTCAGCGGCGAGCTGGAGATCCTCCGCGGCGACCTGGTCGACATCCTTTACAACCTGACAAAGGACAGCACCGAGTACCTCTTCGACGACTCGATCGTGTCGCTCGACCAGGACGCGGACGGCGTCGACGTGGTGTTCGAGAGCGGGTCGCGGCGGCGGTTCGACCTCGTGGTCGGCGCGGACGGGCTGCACTCGAACGTACGGCGGCTGGCGTTCGGCGCGGAGTCGTCGTACATCCACGACCTCGGGTACTACGCCTCGGTTTGCACGGTCGCGAACCACCTCGGCCTGGACCACACCGGTCAGATCTTCAACGTGCCCGGCAAGACCGTCGGCACCTACAGCGCACGCAACAACACCGAGGCGAAGGCGCTGTTCTACTTCACCGCCAAGGATCTGACCTACGACCGGCGGAACGTGCCGGCGCAGAAGGCGATCATCGAGGACCAGTTCGAGGACCTGGGGTGGGAGGTGCCGACGCTGCTCGAGGGCATGCGGACCGCGCCGGACTTCTACTTCGACTCGATCAGCCAGATCAAGCTGGACAGTTACTCGCGCGGCCGGGTCGCGCTGGCCGGCGACGCCGGGTACTGCGCTTCGCCGCTGTCCGGGATGGGCACGAGCCTGGCCGTCGTCGGCGCGTACGTGCTCGCCGGTGAACTGCACGCGGCCGGCGGGGAGCACGTTCGGGCGTTCGCGGAGTACGACGTACGGATGAAGGACTTCGTCGCGGCCTGTCAGAAGCAGGCGGTCGACGGGGCGATGTGGTTCATCCCGGCCGGCAAGTGGTTCATGAAGCTGCGCGACCTGACCTTCCGGATGATGCCGTACCTGCCGTGGCGGAACATGATCCGGGACATGTCGCTGAAGGTCGGCAACGCGATCGAGCTCACGACCTACGAGACGGCATCCGAAGACCGGCCGCAGCCGCCCGCAGTACGGCGTCCGTGA
- a CDS encoding calcium:proton antiporter encodes MTISVIQGLPRWTLAVPPLAFIVLLVTWGRDLNTVLLILVCLGLGAAVIAAVHHAEVVAHRVGEPYGTLILALAVTIIEVALIVTLMASGGEKAASLARDTVFAAVMITCNGILGLAVVVGSLRHRVQEFRVQASYSALTVMTALVTLSLVLPTFTTSAPGPRFSSAQLAFAGVTSLVMYGVFVFVQTIRHRDYFLPVRSDGDVDDDEDHHAAAPSGRTALLSLGLLFVCLIAVVGLAKTVSPKLESAVESAGAPLAVVGVVIALLVLLPETVAAVRAALRNRLQTSVNLALGSALASIGLTIPAIAVASIWLSGPLVLGLDGKEMVLFALTVVTALLTLATGRATLLQGAVHLAVFSAFLFLAVSP; translated from the coding sequence ATGACAATCTCCGTGATCCAAGGGCTGCCGCGCTGGACGTTGGCTGTGCCGCCGCTGGCCTTCATCGTCCTGCTCGTGACCTGGGGTCGCGACCTCAACACGGTCCTGCTGATCCTGGTCTGTCTCGGTCTCGGCGCCGCGGTGATCGCCGCCGTCCACCATGCCGAGGTGGTCGCGCATCGCGTCGGCGAACCGTACGGAACGCTGATTCTCGCGCTGGCGGTGACGATCATCGAGGTCGCACTGATCGTCACGCTGATGGCGTCGGGCGGGGAGAAGGCCGCGTCGCTGGCCCGCGACACCGTGTTCGCCGCGGTGATGATCACCTGCAACGGGATCCTCGGGCTGGCTGTCGTTGTCGGCTCGCTGCGGCACCGGGTGCAGGAGTTCCGCGTGCAGGCGTCGTACTCAGCGCTGACGGTGATGACGGCGTTGGTCACGTTGAGCCTGGTGCTGCCGACGTTCACCACGAGTGCCCCGGGGCCGCGGTTCAGTTCGGCGCAGCTCGCGTTCGCCGGCGTGACGTCGCTGGTGATGTACGGCGTCTTCGTGTTCGTCCAGACGATCCGGCACCGGGACTACTTCCTGCCGGTGCGCTCCGACGGCGATGTGGACGACGACGAAGACCATCACGCGGCGGCGCCGAGCGGGAGGACCGCGCTGCTCAGCCTTGGGTTGTTGTTCGTGTGTCTGATCGCAGTGGTCGGGCTGGCCAAGACCGTGTCGCCGAAGCTCGAGTCTGCGGTCGAGTCGGCCGGCGCTCCGCTGGCCGTCGTCGGCGTCGTGATCGCGCTGCTGGTGCTGCTGCCGGAGACGGTTGCCGCAGTACGTGCCGCACTGCGGAACCGCCTCCAGACCAGCGTCAACCTGGCGCTCGGCTCAGCGCTCGCCAGCATCGGACTGACCATCCCCGCGATCGCGGTCGCGTCCATCTGGCTGAGCGGACCGCTCGTCCTCGGGCTCGACGGCAAGGAGATGGTGCTGTTCGCGCTGACGGTCGTGACCGCGTTGCTCACCCTCGCGACCGGGCGCGCCACGCTGCTCCAAGGGGCCGTTCACCTCGCGGTGTTCAGCGCGTTCCTGTTCCTTGCGGTAAGCCCGTGA
- a CDS encoding thiol-disulfide oxidoreductase DCC family protein: MRELTVLYDAHCGLCRRFKDWLAAQRPAPNGEGGVVRLRFVAAGSADARALYPTLDHDATLREVTVVADDGSVYVGDRAWIVCLWATGEHRHTAVRLASPAMRPVARAMVQAAAGLRRLSGGDYADGCDGQCDREG, encoded by the coding sequence GTGCGTGAGTTGACGGTCCTGTACGACGCCCACTGCGGACTGTGCCGCCGGTTCAAGGACTGGTTGGCGGCGCAGCGGCCGGCGCCGAACGGGGAGGGCGGGGTGGTGCGCCTACGGTTCGTCGCGGCGGGGTCGGCGGATGCGCGGGCGCTCTACCCCACGCTGGATCACGACGCGACCTTGCGCGAGGTGACGGTGGTCGCCGACGACGGGTCCGTGTACGTCGGCGATCGCGCGTGGATCGTGTGCCTGTGGGCCACGGGGGAGCACAGGCACACCGCCGTACGGCTCGCCAGTCCGGCGATGCGACCGGTGGCGCGGGCGATGGTGCAGGCAGCCGCGGGACTGCGGCGGTTGAGTGGAGGTGACTACGCTGACGGATGTGACGGACAGTGCGACCGCGAAGGGTGA
- a CDS encoding TetR family transcriptional regulator has product MTDSATAKGEQTRELILSTALRLFREQGYGKTTMRAIATEAGVSVGNAYYYYGSKDHLMQAYYDLLQDQHRSAIEDLLAVEKAFVPRLAGVLRTWLEVAAPYHEFAGTFFKTAADPTSPLSPFSDESRPARDASVEIFRQVVEGSDLKVPADLRAELPELLWLLQMGVVLFWVHDKSDDVRRTRALIDRVVPLVDRLLRLTRIPGVRGVVNDVVGLIHSIKP; this is encoded by the coding sequence GTGACGGACAGTGCGACCGCGAAGGGTGAACAGACGCGCGAACTGATCCTGTCGACCGCACTGCGGCTGTTCCGGGAGCAGGGGTACGGCAAGACGACGATGCGCGCGATCGCCACCGAGGCCGGTGTGTCAGTGGGCAACGCGTACTACTACTACGGCTCCAAGGACCACCTGATGCAGGCGTACTACGACCTGCTCCAGGACCAGCACCGGTCAGCCATCGAGGACCTTCTTGCTGTGGAGAAGGCGTTTGTGCCGCGGCTGGCCGGTGTACTGCGGACCTGGTTGGAGGTGGCCGCGCCGTACCACGAGTTCGCGGGAACGTTCTTCAAAACGGCGGCCGACCCGACGAGCCCGCTGTCGCCGTTCAGCGACGAGTCACGGCCCGCGCGCGACGCCAGCGTGGAGATCTTCCGCCAGGTGGTCGAAGGCTCCGACCTGAAGGTGCCGGCCGATCTGCGCGCGGAACTCCCCGAGCTCCTCTGGCTGCTGCAAATGGGGGTAGTCCTGTTCTGGGTCCACGACAAGAGCGACGACGTACGCCGTACTCGCGCGCTGATCGATCGCGTCGTACCGCTGGTGGACCGGCTGCTTCGGCTGACTCGCATTCCCGGCGTGCGCGGGGTCGTCAACGATGTGGTTGGTCTGATCCATTCGATCAAGCCATAA
- a CDS encoding GNAT family N-acetyltransferase, producing MTVQIRNATETDWAAIWPFFHEIVSARETYTYDPELTEEQARALWMSPSSSTLARTTVAVDADGIVLGSANMYPNRPGPGAHVASASFMVDGNARGKGVGRLLCEDMIAWAGRSGFRSIQFNAVVETNEPAVHLWQALGFRIAGTVPEAFDHPKLGYVGLHVMYRPVP from the coding sequence ATGACTGTGCAGATCAGGAACGCGACCGAGACCGACTGGGCGGCCATCTGGCCGTTCTTCCACGAGATCGTGTCTGCTCGCGAGACGTACACGTACGACCCGGAGCTCACCGAGGAGCAGGCCCGCGCGCTGTGGATGTCGCCGTCGAGCTCCACGCTGGCGCGGACGACGGTCGCGGTCGATGCCGACGGCATCGTTCTCGGCAGCGCGAACATGTATCCGAACCGGCCGGGTCCCGGCGCGCACGTCGCCAGCGCGAGCTTCATGGTCGACGGCAACGCCCGCGGCAAGGGCGTCGGCCGGCTGTTGTGCGAGGACATGATCGCGTGGGCCGGACGATCCGGGTTCCGGTCGATCCAGTTCAACGCGGTCGTCGAGACCAACGAGCCCGCCGTACACCTCTGGCAGGCCCTCGGCTTCCGCATCGCCGGCACGGTCCCCGAAGCCTTCGACCACCCGAAGCTCGGGTACGTCGGTTTGCACGTCATGTACCGTCCCGTGCCATGA
- a CDS encoding DinB family protein produces MTTEFRVDPPTAAAERVLLQGFLDFHRGTLLWKVSGLTGEQLVQRTVDPSSMSLIGLVRHLSEVEKYWFHRALAGHDSPPKYWTAEHPDGDFDLADPTQAEQDVEDFRQLVKTSDTLAAKYALDDTFTRPGHEGAYSVRYLYIHMIEEYARHNGHADLVRERLDGTTGE; encoded by the coding sequence GTGACGACAGAGTTCCGGGTGGACCCACCCACCGCCGCCGCCGAGCGGGTACTCCTGCAGGGATTCCTCGACTTCCACCGCGGCACGCTGCTCTGGAAGGTCTCCGGACTGACCGGCGAACAGCTGGTCCAGCGCACCGTGGATCCGTCCAGCATGTCGCTGATCGGGCTGGTGCGACACCTGAGCGAGGTCGAGAAGTACTGGTTCCACCGCGCCCTCGCCGGCCACGACTCGCCACCGAAGTACTGGACCGCGGAACACCCCGACGGCGACTTCGACCTCGCCGACCCCACCCAGGCCGAGCAGGACGTCGAAGACTTCCGCCAGCTCGTGAAAACCTCCGACACCCTGGCCGCGAAGTACGCGCTCGACGACACGTTCACCCGCCCGGGTCACGAAGGCGCGTACTCCGTCCGCTACCTCTACATCCACATGATCGAGGAATACGCCCGCCACAACGGCCACGCCGACCTCGTCCGCGAACGCCTGGACGGCACCACCGGCGAATGA
- a CDS encoding DEAD/DEAH box helicase: MAARRPSSTTTPNQSTSQRRTPSATTQGSGASAPGSAASTRPRRRRRSGATRNNQPATEVVVAESNDFDTVETVALDNRTFAELGVPAPLVAALDASGVTNPFPIQAATLPDSLAGKDVLGRGRTGSGKTYAFVLPVLARLAASTAKRRPNQPRALILAPTRELATQIQASITPLADTLGLRSMTIFGGVGHGPQINGLRKGADIVVACPGRLEDHIQAGHAKLGAVEITVLDEADHMADLGFLPAVRRILEATPATAQRLLFSATLDAGVDVLVRRFMTDPVTHSVDSARSPVAKMTHHVLHVQPDTRLPVLVDLTAAPGRTLVFTRTKYGAKSLTKKLISQGVPAVELHGNLSQGARTRNLEAFSDGTAKTLVATDIAARGIHVDNVTLVIHADPPIEHKAYLHRSGRTARAGAEGTVVTLMTDDQVRDVRDLTRKAGIAATVTKLTTGDPLLTELAPGERTYVEPAARPVQPERVASSGGNGSGRGNRRRRASGSAQPTTGKRSGQMAQAAGGSRGSGRSKSRAGSGGPKSYTTSTPGSAARPAGAAAFSAGSRAGSSRRGR, encoded by the coding sequence ATGGCGGCCCGCCGCCCCTCGTCTACAACCACGCCCAATCAGTCCACATCCCAGCGCCGCACCCCGAGCGCGACCACGCAAGGCTCCGGCGCATCCGCGCCGGGCTCTGCCGCGTCCACTCGGCCGCGCCGCCGGCGCCGTTCAGGTGCCACTCGCAACAACCAACCGGCCACCGAGGTCGTAGTTGCCGAGAGCAATGATTTCGACACGGTCGAGACGGTTGCCCTCGACAACCGTACGTTCGCGGAGCTCGGCGTACCGGCTCCGCTGGTCGCCGCACTGGACGCGTCCGGCGTGACGAACCCGTTCCCGATCCAGGCGGCCACGTTGCCGGATTCCCTGGCCGGTAAGGATGTTCTCGGTCGCGGCCGGACCGGTTCCGGCAAGACCTACGCCTTCGTCCTGCCGGTGCTGGCACGACTCGCCGCGAGCACGGCCAAGCGCCGGCCGAACCAGCCGCGGGCGCTGATCCTTGCGCCGACCCGTGAGCTCGCCACCCAGATCCAGGCCTCGATCACTCCGCTCGCGGACACGCTCGGCCTGCGGTCGATGACGATCTTCGGTGGCGTCGGGCACGGCCCGCAGATCAACGGCCTGCGCAAGGGCGCCGACATCGTCGTCGCCTGCCCGGGCCGGCTCGAGGACCACATCCAGGCTGGTCACGCGAAGCTCGGCGCGGTGGAGATCACCGTGCTCGACGAAGCCGACCACATGGCCGATCTCGGCTTCCTTCCCGCCGTACGCCGGATCCTCGAAGCGACCCCTGCCACGGCGCAGCGGCTGCTGTTCTCGGCCACGCTGGACGCCGGCGTCGACGTTCTGGTCCGGCGCTTCATGACCGACCCGGTCACGCACAGCGTCGACTCGGCGCGTTCGCCGGTCGCCAAGATGACGCATCACGTCCTGCACGTCCAGCCGGACACCCGGCTCCCGGTGCTGGTCGATCTGACCGCGGCGCCTGGGCGCACCCTGGTATTCACGCGGACGAAGTACGGCGCCAAATCGCTGACCAAGAAGCTGATCTCCCAGGGCGTCCCCGCGGTCGAACTGCACGGGAACCTGTCCCAGGGCGCCCGGACGCGGAACCTCGAGGCGTTCTCGGACGGGACGGCGAAGACCCTGGTCGCGACCGACATCGCGGCCCGCGGCATCCATGTCGACAATGTGACCCTGGTGATCCACGCCGACCCGCCGATCGAGCACAAGGCGTACCTGCACCGCTCCGGCCGGACGGCGCGCGCCGGCGCCGAGGGGACCGTGGTCACGCTGATGACCGACGACCAGGTCCGCGACGTCCGCGACCTGACCCGCAAGGCCGGCATCGCTGCGACCGTCACCAAGCTCACCACCGGCGACCCGCTGCTGACCGAGCTGGCCCCCGGCGAACGCACGTACGTCGAGCCGGCGGCCAGGCCGGTCCAGCCGGAACGGGTCGCGAGCTCGGGCGGCAACGGATCGGGCCGAGGCAACCGCCGTCGGCGCGCTTCGGGCTCCGCTCAGCCGACGACGGGCAAGCGGTCAGGCCAAATGGCCCAGGCGGCCGGTGGCTCGCGGGGCTCCGGGCGCTCCAAATCCCGCGCCGGCTCGGGCGGCCCGAAGAGCTACACCACGAGTACTCCGGGGTCGGCGGCTCGTCCGGCCGGTGCCGCCGCGTTCTCCGCGGGCTCGCGCGCCGGTAGCTCCCGCCGAGGTCGCTGA
- a CDS encoding YybH family protein: MKEKDLDRWVERYRKAWESNDPAHIAALWTEDAAWYRRPDEAPVLGRDAIVAAWLDIADGPGETTFEYEVLGFGDGVGFVRGWTTYLTNPPGEFSNLWVIRLDRDRAHEFTEWWMEKPL, encoded by the coding sequence GTGAAGGAGAAGGACCTCGACCGCTGGGTCGAGCGGTACCGGAAGGCGTGGGAATCCAACGATCCCGCACACATCGCCGCGCTCTGGACCGAGGACGCCGCCTGGTACCGGCGGCCGGACGAGGCTCCGGTGCTCGGGCGGGACGCGATCGTGGCCGCCTGGCTCGACATCGCGGACGGGCCGGGCGAGACGACATTCGAGTACGAGGTGCTCGGGTTCGGCGACGGGGTCGGATTCGTCCGCGGCTGGACGACGTACCTGACCAATCCGCCGGGCGAGTTCAGCAACCTGTGGGTGATCCGGCTGGACCGGGACCGGGCACACGAGTTCACCGAGTGGTGGATGGAAAAGCCGCTCTGA
- a CDS encoding ankyrin repeat domain-containing protein — MPTRNLPDDPHLEHLRKQAKSLLKGVRAGDREAIALADEFHPVQTLADAQLVIARSYGFPSWPRIVRHLELVDRYSRSPHRQTVGGPLDTPEQRADEFLRLATLHYGQDDPARQRSARDLLDQFPEVAQSNIYTQVVAGDIDAVRANLSDAAREGGPYRWEPLLYLAYNRLEAPNQVDIARLLLENGADPDAGYLWQGLPSPFTAITGVFGRGEGDQPPHPDRVELARVLLDAGADPNDSQTMYNCGPGCPPPYDDVHLEILLEYGLGRGDGGPWHERMTTAHPTPQQLLEDELVFASWAGLLHRAELVLAQGTDPEGTGTRHPVYGGGRPYVLAAVQGHAEIAELLRTRGAAPLDEIEQVYAAAMRGETPDVDAGLAARAVARQRHLPVRAAEIGRTEALEPLQRLGFDLNRISGGSAPIHRAALNGHLDTVKKLIELGADPELRDPNYNGNALGWAEHNHQQAVIDYLTGLPQGTGTR; from the coding sequence ATGCCGACCCGAAATCTTCCGGACGACCCACACCTCGAACACCTTCGCAAGCAGGCCAAGTCCCTGCTCAAGGGCGTCCGCGCCGGGGACCGCGAGGCGATCGCACTCGCGGACGAGTTCCATCCGGTGCAGACACTGGCCGACGCACAACTGGTGATTGCCCGCAGCTACGGATTCCCCAGCTGGCCGCGGATCGTGCGGCATCTGGAGCTGGTCGACCGGTACAGCCGGTCACCCCATCGTCAGACCGTCGGCGGCCCGCTCGACACGCCGGAGCAACGCGCCGACGAGTTCCTCCGCCTGGCGACCCTGCACTACGGGCAGGACGATCCGGCCCGCCAACGATCCGCACGCGATCTGCTCGACCAGTTCCCAGAGGTTGCCCAGAGCAACATTTACACCCAGGTCGTTGCCGGCGACATCGACGCCGTACGGGCGAACCTGTCGGACGCCGCCCGGGAAGGCGGACCGTACCGCTGGGAGCCGTTGCTCTACCTCGCCTACAACCGTCTGGAGGCCCCGAACCAGGTGGACATCGCGCGTCTCCTCCTCGAGAACGGCGCCGACCCTGACGCCGGCTACCTCTGGCAGGGCCTGCCGTCACCGTTCACCGCGATCACCGGCGTCTTCGGCCGCGGCGAGGGCGACCAGCCACCGCACCCCGATCGGGTCGAGCTCGCCCGCGTGCTGCTGGACGCCGGCGCCGACCCGAACGACAGCCAGACCATGTACAACTGCGGTCCCGGTTGTCCCCCGCCGTACGACGACGTGCACCTGGAGATCCTGCTCGAGTACGGACTGGGCCGCGGCGACGGTGGTCCGTGGCATGAACGGATGACGACCGCACACCCGACACCGCAACAGTTGCTGGAAGACGAGCTGGTGTTCGCGTCCTGGGCCGGTCTGCTCCACCGGGCCGAACTGGTGCTTGCCCAAGGCACCGATCCCGAAGGCACCGGCACCAGGCATCCGGTCTACGGCGGCGGCCGACCGTACGTCCTCGCGGCGGTCCAAGGTCATGCGGAGATCGCAGAGCTGCTCCGTACGCGGGGAGCGGCGCCGCTGGACGAGATCGAGCAGGTGTACGCCGCAGCGATGCGTGGTGAGACACCGGACGTCGATGCCGGGTTGGCCGCGCGGGCGGTCGCACGCCAACGTCACCTGCCCGTTCGAGCCGCCGAGATCGGCCGCACCGAAGCTCTGGAGCCTCTGCAGCGGCTCGGCTTCGACCTGAACCGGATCTCGGGTGGGTCGGCGCCGATCCATCGCGCCGCACTCAACGGTCACCTCGACACGGTCAAGAAGCTGATCGAACTCGGCGCCGACCCGGAACTGCGTGATCCCAACTACAACGGAAACGCGCTCGGCTGGGCCGAGCACAACCACCAGCAGGCGGTGATCGACTACCTCACGGGCTTACCGCAAGGAACAGGAACGCGCTGA
- a CDS encoding amidohydrolase family protein produces the protein MTTWVFDGTVLPTGDTARVTFGPGEIGELLPGRYGVPGFVDSHCHLTMTPGPNGPVLRGPDFAAERLGELAGAGVSAVRDVGGNREVTLELARSADDSRPLVLAAGRFLAPHGRYFPQAYEPVAPEDLLAAVEAEIADGATWLKLVGDFPEVGPDGPIRGSKVSPTYDLDLVEALVELAHSRNVRVAAHVNTDHVTGLIRAGIDSVEHGTALTEQDLETLGARGGAWTPTLCASVAAQPQETPEQSSRRQARSEHLAALLPLTERYGVRVLTGSDVVGTVAAEIDLLVQHGLSVEQALTAASTGAQDFLGLSGAGNLVTYDADPREHPEVLAAPAAVVLNHRRIS, from the coding sequence ATGACGACCTGGGTCTTCGACGGAACCGTCCTCCCGACCGGCGACACCGCACGCGTCACGTTCGGTCCCGGCGAGATCGGCGAGCTGCTGCCCGGCCGGTACGGCGTACCCGGCTTCGTCGACTCGCACTGCCACCTGACCATGACCCCAGGCCCGAACGGGCCGGTGCTGCGCGGCCCGGACTTCGCGGCCGAGCGACTCGGTGAACTCGCCGGCGCCGGTGTCAGCGCGGTCCGCGACGTCGGCGGCAACCGCGAAGTCACCCTGGAGCTGGCCCGGTCCGCCGACGACAGCCGCCCGCTGGTCCTGGCGGCCGGCCGGTTCCTCGCGCCGCACGGCCGGTACTTCCCACAGGCGTACGAGCCGGTCGCTCCGGAGGATCTGCTGGCCGCGGTCGAGGCTGAGATCGCCGACGGCGCGACCTGGCTGAAGCTCGTCGGCGACTTCCCCGAGGTCGGTCCGGACGGCCCGATCCGCGGCAGCAAAGTCAGCCCGACCTACGACCTGGATCTGGTCGAGGCCCTCGTCGAGCTGGCCCACTCCCGCAACGTCCGCGTCGCGGCGCACGTCAATACCGACCACGTCACGGGCCTGATCCGGGCCGGCATCGACTCCGTCGAGCACGGAACCGCGCTCACCGAGCAGGATCTGGAGACGCTCGGCGCCCGTGGCGGCGCCTGGACGCCGACGCTCTGCGCCTCGGTCGCCGCGCAGCCACAAGAGACGCCCGAGCAGTCGTCCCGTCGGCAGGCTCGCTCCGAGCACCTCGCGGCGCTCCTCCCGCTCACCGAGCGGTACGGCGTCCGCGTGCTGACCGGATCTGACGTGGTCGGCACCGTCGCCGCGGAGATCGACCTCCTGGTGCAGCACGGGCTCTCCGTCGAGCAGGCCCTCACGGCCGCCTCGACCGGCGCCCAGGACTTCCTCGGCCTGTCCGGCGCCGGCAACCTCGTCACGTACGACGCCGACCCGCGCGAACACCCGGAGGTACTCGCGGCGCCGGCCGCCGTCGTACTGAACCACCGGCGGATCTCGTGA